From Cydia splendana chromosome 12, ilCydSple1.2, whole genome shotgun sequence, a single genomic window includes:
- the LOC134795399 gene encoding uncharacterized protein C7orf50 homolog, producing the protein MGRKNKEKRKHKEKEDGESDQTATEQKLSQNEDEEEMDAQAADPEPEELPHKREHGDDDSDVEDKPKRKKKKKPIVPTENTGPKKGQKSIRQMKREKHAERQATAQAVAKDEHKNECLNYLSQWKHNRQNWKFMKAKQVWLFKNMFSTSLVPNASWPTLLEYFESAQGNIRKLLLEDANKIIKQLDDWTEAQNKESRDDEETEETQAEAAKPDDNVYKRARDLIQCLQE; encoded by the coding sequence ATGGGCagaaagaataaagaaaagcGAAAACACAAAGAAAAGGAAGATGGCGAATCAGACCAAACCGCAACAGAACAGAAATTGAGTCAAAATGAGGATGAAGAAGAAATGGATGCACAAGCAGCGGATCCTGAGCCGGAGGAATTACCGCACAAGCGAGAACATGGTGACGACGACTCCGATGTTGAAGACAAACcgaaaagaaagaaaaagaaaaaaccaATAGTACCTACTGAAAACACGGGACCCAAGAAAGGCCAAAAGTCGATCCGACAAATGAAGAGAGAAAAACATGCTGAACGCCAAGCTACCGCCCAAGCCGTGGCCAAGGACGAACACAAAAACGAGTGCCTTAATTACCTGTCACAGTGGAAACACAATAGACAAAACTGGAAATTTATGAAAGCAAAACAAGTATGGCTCTTCAAAAACATGTTCTCAACTTCATTAGTACCGAATGCATCGTGGCCCACACTGTTGGAATACTTTGAATCAGCACAAGGCAACATTCGGAAACTGCTGCTAGAAgatgcaaataaaataataaagcaaCTAGATGACTGGACAGAAGCACAAAATAAGGAAAGTAGAGATGACGAAGAAACTGAGGAGACTCAAGCTGAAGCTGCCAAACCAGATGATAATGTTTATAAAAGAGCTAGGGACCTAATACAATGTTTACAAGAATAA
- the LOC134795401 gene encoding thioredoxin, mitochondrial: MLTNQMSNIVRNALSMKSSNIIRSFSVTPAYGDIVKIQSTDDFKEKVINSKVPVVVDFFATWCNPCRMLTPRLESIISDKKGKVVLAKVDIDEQTDLALDYEVSSVPVLVAIKDGKELHRLVGLQDTDKLRKWIEQFTTEDRKKEVDT; this comes from the exons ATGTTGACGAACCAGATGTCTAACATTGTTCGCAATGCTTTGAGCATGAAAAGCTCAAACATTATCAGAAGTTTTTCTGTAACTCCTGCTTACGGCGACATCGTGAAGATTCAAAGCACAGACGATTTTAAAGAAAAAGTAATCAACAGCAAAGTCCCAGTAGTCGTCGACTTCTTCGCTAC ATGGTGTAATCCATGCAGGATGCTCACACCCCGTCTTGAGTCTATTATATCCGACAAAAAAGGAAAAGTAGTGCTTGCTAAAGTTGACATTGATGAACAAACAGACCTGGCTTTAGACTATGAAGTGAGCTCCGTTCCTGTCTTGGTGGCTATTAAAGATGGCAAGGAACTCCATCGCCTTGTTGGACTTCAAGATACTGATAAGCTTCGCAAGTGGATTGAACAGTTCACTACTGAAGACAGGAAGAAAGAAGTtgatacataa
- the LOC134795403 gene encoding eukaryotic translation initiation factor 3 subunit L, with translation MYSSDDYNEGGYESYGEHGYEPHTGDPQYDLEYDKSYYKMPDLVKKFLVYFRNMINEGVTYEILNLYETTFPKLTEQYFENTPWPDENEVAPIVDNDHVFMILYTELYYRDIYARVPGGPKPEQRFQSFYNYCDLFNYILSAETPVPLELPDQWLWELIDEFVYQFQSFAQYRSRTSKLSQAEIDALNTENKAWNVLCILNVLHSLVDKSNIKRQLEVYAAGGDPDSVAGEFGRHSLYKMLGYFSLVGLLRLHSLLGDYYQAIKVLENIELHKKSQYSHVPACQISTSYYVGFAYMMMRRYADAIRTLSSALLYMQRTKQLFSTRSYQNDQINKQTEQMYHLLAICLVLHPQCVDESIQQVLREKNYHEKMFKMQYGDLTEFESCFTFACPKFLSPCPPPIEPGSNYGKDAVKHQTQVFMDEVRQQKMLPTIRSYLKLYTTLPLVKLAAFMSAARGGDRDAAREHAALAIHLLCFKHKMKNVVWSKGPSGLDGKFQSGSELDFYIDNDMIHIADTKVAHRYGDFFIRKILKFEELNRKLHHIKI, from the exons ATGTATTCTAGTGATGACTATAACGAG GGAGGATATGAGTCCTACGGGGAGCATGGATATGAGCCCCATACCGGAGACCCTCAATATGATCTGGAGTACGATAAATCGTACTACAAAATGCCAGACTTG GTTAAGAAATTCCTTGTGTATTTCCGGAATATGATAAATGAGGGTGTTACGTACGAGATCTTGAATCTGTATGAAACCACATTCCCCAAACTGACCGAGCAGTATTTTGAGAACACCCCCTGGCCTGATGAGAATGAAGTGGCACCCATTGTGGACAATGATCAT GTGTTCATGATCCTGTACACAGAGCTGTACTACCGCGACATCTACGCCCGCGTTCCCGGTGGGCCGAAGCCCGAGCAGCGCTTCCAGTCGTTCTACAACTACTGCGACCTGTTCAACTACATCCTGTCCGCGGAGACCCCAGTCCCGCTCGAGTTGCCCGACCAGTGGCTCTGGGAGCTGATTGACGAGTTTGTCTATCAATTCCAGTCGTTCGCGCAGTACAG GTCCCGCACCTCCAAGCTGAGCCAGGCGGAGATAGACGCGCTCAACACGGAGAACAAGGCGTGGAACGTGCTCTGCATCCTCAACGTGCTGCACTCGCTCGTGGACAAGTCCAACATCAAGCGTCAACTTGAG GTGTACGCGGCGGGCGGCGACCCTGACTCCGTGGCGGGCGAGTTCGGGCGCCACTCGCTGTACAAGATGCTGGGCTACTTCTCGCTCGTGGGGCTGCTGCGTCTGCACTCGCTGCTCGGAGACTACTACCAGGCCATCAAG GTGTTGGAGAATATCGAGCTCCACAAGAAGTCGCAGTACTCGCACGTGCCGGCGTGCCAGATCTCCACTTCTTACTACGTCGGCTTCGCGTACATGATGATGCGCCGATACGCTGATGCCATCAG GACCCTGTCCTCCGCCCTGCTGTACATGCAGCGCACCAAGCAGCTGTTCTCCACGCGCTCGTACCAGAACGACCAGATCAACAAGCAGACGGAGCAGATGTACCACCTGCTGGCCATCTGCCTGGTGCTGCACCCGCAGTGCGTCGACGAGAGCATCCAGCAG GTGCTCAGGGAGAAGAACTACCACGAGAAGATGTTCAAGATGCAGTACGGCGACCTGACCGAGTTCGAGAGCTGCTTCACATTCGCCTGCCCCAAGTTCCTGTCGCCCTGCCCGCCGCCCATCGAGCCCGGCTCCAACTACGGCAAGGACGCCGTCAAACACCAGACCCAAGTCTTCATGGATGAG GTCCGTCAGCAGAAGATGCTGCCGACCATCCGCTCGTACTTGAAGCTGTACACGACGCTGCCGCTGGTGAAGCTGGCCGCCTTCAtgtcggcggcgcgcggcggcgaCCGCGACGCGGCGCGCGAACACGCGGCCCTCGCCATACACCTGCTGTGCTTCAAGCATAAGATGAAGAACGTCGTGTGGTCTAAAGGCCCGAGTGGGCTTGATGGCAAGTTCCAGAGCGGATCCGAG TTGGACTTCTACATCGACAACGATATGATCCACATCGCGGACACGAAGGTGGCGCACCGTTATGGCGACTTCTTCATCCGCAAGATCCTCAAGTTTGAGGAGCTCAACCGCAAGCTCCACCACATCAAGATATAA
- the LOC134795402 gene encoding pentatricopeptide repeat-containing protein 1, mitochondrial: protein MALQCWKLIRLVRNAALIPRNVNCHTEALQNKVIKRKEYRTENNFIYLEDPDTFGTLAGKRNHEDPLEDEGDIKEEKFLQARPLKSQILTTKQYADLIKQFLEHKRIKEAIDVLEVRMLKEDRATPENYIYNILIGACADVGYSKKAFKLFNDMKRRALKPTGDTYTCLFNACANSPWPENGLKHAQHLKTLMVEKGIEPNLTNYNAMIKAFGRCGDLPTAFQIVDEMISKKIKIRVHTFNHLLQACISDKNSGLRHALVVWRKMLKMREKPNIFSFNLMLKCVKDCELGTAQEMNELIGIIQDHIIPNTVILSAVQKDLNLEANRNAKRKQLPENHTVDNSNKDLDIIYEVPNTIKDDALSHIENNDMPIEIVNKNIQTLPKVDERRTPNLLSRSLKMEQVLALKEIQSVQDKFAVVGGQDDFLKEMAVYSVKPDIKTFTQMLPLLEDTKEAELKLLETMKSSEVIADIDFYNMLIKKRCLRSDYIGAFEIKEMIEKETKRRKRKYGLKKKYELKKNIMTYGVLAMACDTKEKAECLLAEMKEEQLKVNIEILGSMLRQGTVASQFEYITYIMKYVNDENLKPNGLFIKHLEFFIEKCTDKTQKTAKGSYKCSPEFAKSFKKFAEHYNKWLKKFDIDSTLAEEHPWKQFQEPYPETIQHQNFTIKEPKRFFKRDRRFVKYTPKL from the exons ATGGCTCTTCAGTGTTGGAAACTAATACGCCTTGTAAGGAATGCTGCATTAATTCCTCGTAACGTCAATTGTCATACAGAAGCATTGCAAAACAAAGTTATCAAACGTAAAGAATACCGGACTGAAAATAATTTCATATATTTAGAAGACCCAGACACTTTTGGCACTCTTGCCGGTAAAAGAAATCATGAAGATCCTCTGGAAGATGAAGGAGATATTAAGGAAGAAAAGTTTTTGCAAGCTCGACCACTCAAATCCCAGATTTTGACAACAAAACAGTATGCGGATTTGATTAAGCAGTTTTTGGAACACAAAAGAATAAAAGAAGCTATTGACGTTTTAGAGGTAAGAATGCTGAAGGAAGATAGGGCGACACCTGAAAACTACATTTACAACATATTAATTGGGGCTTGTGCTGATGTAGGATACTCTAAGAAAGCCTTCAAACTCTTCAATGATATGAAGCGTCGGGCCTTGAAGCCTACTGGTGATACATATACATGCTTGTTTAATGCCTGTGCTAATAGTCCGTGGCCTGAAAATGGCCTTAAACATGCCCAACATCTCAAGACACTTATGGTCGAGAAGGGAATAGAACCCAACTTAACAAATTACAATGCTATGATCAAGGCGTTTGGTCGATGTGGAGACTTACCAACAGCTTTTCAAATTGTTGATGAAATGATATCAAAGAAAATCAAAATAAGAGTACACACATTCAACCATCTTCTACAAGCCTGTATATCTGATAAAAACAGTGGTTTAAGGCATGCACTGGTTGTTTGGAGGAAAATGTTGAAAATGAGGGAGAAACCAAACATATTCTCTTTTAATCTGATGCTGAAATGTGTTAAAGACTGCGAGTTAGGCACAGCACaagaaatgaatgaattaattggGATAATTCAGGACCATATCATACCAAATACTGTAATATTGAGTGCAGTTCAGAAAGATTTGAATCTTGAAGCTAACAGGAATGCCAAAAGGAAACAGTTACCAGAAAATCATACTGTTGATAACAGTAATAAagatttagatataatttatgaGGTGCCAAATACTATAAAAGATGATGCATTATCTCATATTGAAAATAATGATATGCCTATAGAAATTGTGAACAAGAATATCCAAACATTGCCCAAAGTAGATGAAAGAAGAACACCTAATCTCCTTTCCAGGTCATTGAAAATGGAGCAGGTGTTAGCATTAAAGGAAATTCAGTCAGTTCAAGACAAGTTTGCTGTTGTTGGTGGGCAAGATGATTTTCTAAAGGAAATGGCAGTTTACTCTGTGAAGCCTGATATAAAGACATTTACACAAATGTTGCCATTATTGGAAGATACTAAAGAAGCAGAACTAAAACTACTTGAAACAATGAAATCTTCAGAAGTCATAGCTGATATAGATTTTTACAATATGCTTATCAAGAAGAGATGTCTACGATCGGATTACATTGGTGCTTTT GAAATAAAAGAAATGATAGAGAAAGAGACAAAACGGCGTAAAAGGAAGTATGGCCTGAAGAAGAAATATGAACTAAAGAAGAACATCATGACTTATGGGGTGCTGGCAATGGCATGTGATACAAAGGAAAAAGCTGAATGTCTTCTTGCTGAAATGAAAGAAGAACAACTTAA GGTGAATATAGAAATTCTGGGCAGTATGTTGAGGCAAGGTACTGTGGCTTCCCAGTTCGAGTACATAACATACATAATGAAATATGTAAATGACGAAAATTTAAAACCTAATGGATTATTTATCAAACACCTggaattttttatcgaaaagtGTACTGATAAAACACAAAAG ACCGCAAAGGGCAGTTACAAATGTTCTCCAGAGTTCGCAAAATCCTTCAAGAAGTTTGCAGAACACTACAACAAATGGCTGAAGAAATTTGACATAGACTCAACCCTTGCAGAAGAGCACCCTTGGAAACAGTTCCAGGAACCTTATCCAGAGACCATTCAGCATCAGAACTTTACCATCAAGGAACCAAAGAGGTTTTTCAAGAGGGACAGGAGATTTGTTAAATATACGCCGAAGCTGTGA
- the LOC134795405 gene encoding glutamate-rich WD repeat-containing protein 1 yields the protein MSMNEEEMDASSSESEDESMDEEGGDGDEPKTYLPSQPLKQDEQLVCDQSAYVMLHQAQTGAPCLSFDIVNDNLGSNREQFPMTAYLVSGTQASSAHLNNILVVKMSNLHPTSKPEAEAEEDEESDEEDDEEDEEKKPQMTFSFIKHQGCVNRIRTSNFKNSVLAASWSELGRVDIWNITQQLQAVDDPALLERYNLDTVNNPVKPLYSFTGHQQEGFGIDWCPTEMGVLATGDCRRDIHIWKPNEAGTWDVDQRPLVGHTSSVEDLQWSPNERNVLASCSVDKTIRIWDTRAAPSKACMLTAENAHENDINVISWNNKEPFIASGGDDGFLHIWDLRQFTNKTPVGTFKHHTAPVTSVEWHWAEPSVLASAGEDNQVALWDLAVERDDDEVVDEELKNLPPQLLFIHQGQTDIKELHWHKQIPGVIVTTANTGFNIFKTISV from the exons ATGTCTATGAACGAAGAAGAGATGGACGCGAGCTCTAGTGAGAGTGAAGATGAAAGCATGGATGAAGAAGGTGGTGACGGTGACGAACCTAAGACTTACCTGCCGAGTCAACCGCTTAAGCAGGATGAACAGCTAGTGTGCGACCAGTCGGCGTACGTGATGCTGCACCAAGCACAGACTGGCGCACCATGTCTGAGCTTCGATATAGTCAACGACAACCTGGGGAGTAACAGGGAGCAGTTCCCAATGACCGCCTACTTGGTGTCCGGCACGCAAGCTTCTAGCGCACATTTGAACAA TATTCTAGTTGTAAAGATGTCAAACCTGCACCCGACATCCAAACctgaggcagaggcagaggagGACGAGGAGTCTgacgaggaagatgatgaagaGGATGAGGAGAAGAAGCCACAGATGACCTTCTCCTTCATCAAGCACCAGGGCTGTGTCAATAGAATTAGG ACATCAAACTTCAAAAACTCTGTACTAGCCGCAAGCTGGTCAGAATTAGGTAGAGTAGACATCTGGAACATAACGCAGCAACTGCAAGCCGTGGACGACCCTGCCCTGCTTGAGCGCTATAATCTAGACACTGTGAACAACCCGGTCAAGCCTCTGTACTCATTCACTGGACATCAACAAGAGGGCTTTGGCATAGATTGGTGTCCAACTGAAATGGGG GTCCTAGCTACTGGAGATTGCAGAAGAGACATTCACATCTGGAAACCAAATGAGGCTGGCACATGGGATGTTGATCAAAGGCCTCTTGTGGGACACACTAGTTCTGTTGAAGACTTGCAGTGGTCACCAAATGAAAG AAATGTGTTAGCTTCATGTTCTGTTGACAAAACAATCAGGATATGGGACACAAGGGCGGCGCCAAGCAAAGCCTGCATGTTGACTGCCGAAAATGCTCATGAGAATGATATCAATGTCATATCATGGAACAATAAGGAGCCTTTTATAGCTAGTG GCGGCGACGATGGATTCCTCCACATATGGGACTTGCGGCAGTTCACAAACAAGACGCCAGTCGGCACGTTCAAGCACCACACAGCGCCAGTGACGTCAGTAGAGTGGCACTGGGCCGAGCCGAGCGTCCTGGCGTCGGCTGGGGAAGACAACCAGGTGGCACTGTGGGACCTCGCCGTGGAGAGAGACGACGATGAAGTGGTTGATGAAGAGTTAAAG AATCTGCCACCACAACTGCTGTTCATACATCAAGGGCAGACAGACATCAAAGAGTTGCACTGGCACAAACAGATCCCCGGAGTCATCGTCACGACCGCCAACACGGGCTTCAACATATTCAAAACTATTAgcgtttaa